In the genome of Planctomyces sp. SH-PL62, the window CGAGGCCTTCGGGCTCGCGGAGGTCGGCCGAAACGAACAGCACGCCGCGGAGGGATTCCGGACGGCTCCGACCCAGGACAACGATCCGGTCGCCCGTTCCCGAGGCCCGCTCCAGCGCGTCCAGGACGTACCCGCCCAGCCAGCCGCGTGCTCCGGTGATCAGCCAGGTCGCCATGAAGTCTCCTTGGTCTCGAGGCGCAAGTGGGTTGATCGAGGACTTCGTCGGCCCGTCAACGTCCGCGTCGCCGCGTCGAACACGCGGTCGGGCGTGAGCAGCTTCATGCAGCGGTGATGCCCCAGCGGGCATACGGGGCGCTGGCAAGGCCCGCACGGGACGGGGTGATACAGATGAATCGCGTGTGGATGATTGGTCCTGGTCCATTCGATACGAGTGGGCCCGAACAGCGTGACGACCGGGGTGCCGAATGCGGCGGCGAAATGCCGGGGCCCGGAATCGGTCGTGACGAGCAGGTCCGCACGCCGCACCAGGGCCTTGGACAGCCCGAGGCTCAGGGGCCGGTCCGCCAGGCTGACGACCTTCGGATGCGCGGCCAGCTCGGCCATCCGCCGCGACTCCTCGCGCTCGGAGGGGCCGCAGAGCGCGACGACCGCGACTCCCGCCTCCTCGGCGAGGCGGCGGGCGAGGACGCCGAAATACTCGACGGGCCAGGCTTTCGACGGACCGAACGCGCCGCCGTTGTTCAGGCAGACCAGTCCGGAGGAGACGTCCACCCCCAGCGTCGCGAGCGCCTCGTCGGCGGCGGCCTCGTCGGCCGGCGTCGTGGCCAGCTCCAGGCGGACGCCGTCGCCGGGGCATCCCAGCGCGTGGGCGAGGGCCAGGTAGTACTCGACGATCGGGCACGGCAGCAGCTTCCCCTTGGCGTCGCGAGGGGGAGCCAGGCGGTCGGTCAGCAACCAACCCCGGG includes:
- the waaF gene encoding lipopolysaccharide heptosyltransferase II translates to MNIVVFCPSLIGDTVMATPTFRALRKHFPAGRLTAVVKPNVAPVLDGLDWFDETILFHPRSKLREQRTPALVRRLRADRPDAAVLLPNSIRTAWISRLSGIKRRVGYERYARGWLLTDRLAPPRDAKGKLLPCPIVEYYLALAHALGCPGDGVRLELATTPADEAAADEALATLGVDVSSGLVCLNNGGAFGPSKAWPVEYFGVLARRLAEEAGVAVVALCGPSEREESRRMAELAAHPKVVSLADRPLSLGLSKALVRRADLLVTTDSGPRHFAAAFGTPVVTLFGPTRIEWTRTNHPHAIHLYHPVPCGPCQRPVCPLGHHRCMKLLTPDRVFDAATRTLTGRRSPRSTHLRLETKETSWRPG